The Glycine soja cultivar W05 chromosome 8, ASM419377v2, whole genome shotgun sequence genome has a window encoding:
- the LOC114421000 gene encoding probable LRR receptor-like serine/threonine-protein kinase At1g63430, producing the protein MKLYTSLLLLGLVSMLSFVASVMIPSGEVLALKTFKEAVYEDPHMVLSNWNTLDSDLCDWNGVSCTATRDHVIKLNLSGASLRGFLAPEFGKITYLQELILHGNSLIGVIPKELGMLNSLKVLDLGMNQLTGPIPPEIGNLTQVMKINLQSNGLTGRLPPELGKLKYLQELRLDRNKLQGSLPGGGSSNFSSNMHGMYASGVNMTGFCRLSQLKVADFSYNFFVGSIPKCLAYLPRSSFQGNCLHIKDIKQRISVQCAGASPAQSGPVVNPRYLPATKHVTKHQEASKPAWLLALEIVTGTMVGSLFIIAILSAIQRCNNKPSIIIPWKKSASGKDYMAVHIDSEMLKDVMSYSRQDLEVACEDFSNIIGSSPDSVVYKGTMKGGPEIAVISLCIKEDNWTGYLELYFQREVADLARLNHDNTGKLLGYCRESSPFTRMLVFEYASNGTLYEHLHCYEEGCQLSWTRRMKIIIGIARGLKYLHTEIEPAFTISELNSNAVYLTEDFSPKLVDFESWKTILERSEKNSGNVSSQGAVCVLPNSLEARRLDTKGNIYAFAVLLLEIISGRPPYCKDKGYLVDWARDYLEMPEVMSYVVDPELKHFRYEDLKAICEVITLCINPDHSVRPSMRELCTMLESKIDTTINLELKASSLAWAELALSS; encoded by the exons ATGAAGTTATATACTTCATTGTTGTTACTTGGTTTGGTTTCCATGCTCTCTTTTGTGGCTTCTGTCATGATCCCTTCAGGTGAAG tGTTGGCACTTAAAACTTTCAAGGAAGCTGTGTATGAAGATCCACATATGGTTTTGTCCAATTGGAATACTTTGGATTCAGATCTTTGTGACTGGAATGGTGTTTCTTGTACTGCAACTCGAGATCATGTCATCAAGCT TAATCTATCTGGGGCTTCATTAAGGGGATTTCTTGCTCCAGAATTTGGGAAAATTACCTACTTACAAGAACT GATCTTGCATGGAAACAGTCTCATTGGAGTAATACCTAAAGAATTGGGCATGTTGAACTCTCTCAAGGTGTTGGATTTGGGAATGAATCAGTTAACAGGACCAATTCCTCCAGAGATTGGAAATTTGACCCAAGTTATGAAAAT AAACCTTCAGTCCAATGGGTTGACTGGTAGGCTACCTCCAGAGCTAGGAAAGTTGAAATACCTTCAAGAGCTTCGGCTGGATAGGAATAAGCTTCAAGGATCTCTTCCTGGTGGTGGCAGttcaaatttttcttcaaatatgcATGGGAT GTATGCCTCGGGTGTGAATATGACTGGCTTCTGTCGTTTGTCTCAGTTAAAAGTTGCAGATTTTTCATATAACTTTTTTGTTGGTAGCATACCCAAATGCTTGGCATATCTTCCAAG ATCAAGCTTTCAAGGAAATTGTCTCCATATCAAAGACATAAAACAGCGGATTTCGGTGCAATGTG CTGGTGCTTCGCCTGCCCAAAGCGGACCAGTAGTGAACCCAAGGTACCTACCTGCTACTAAACATGTGACCAAGCATCAAGAAGCATCAAAACCTGCTTGGCTTTTGGCTCTAGAAATAGTGACGGGAACCATGGTTGGTTCTCTCTTTATTATTGCTATTCTCTCTGCGATTCAGAGGTGTAACAACAAACCATCTATCATCATTCCTTGGAAAAAATCTGCAAGCGGAAAAGATTATATGGCAGTACATATAG ACTCTGAGATGTTGAAGGATGTGATGAGTTATAGCAGACAGGACCTTGAAGTGGCCTGTGAAGACTTCAGCAACATAATTGGGTCCTCACCGGATAGTGTGGTCTACAAGGGTACCATGAAGGGTGGGCCTGAGATTGCTGTGATTTCCCTCTGCATCAAGGAAGATAATTGGACAGGATACCTTGAGCTCTATTTTCAGAGAGAG GTGGCAGACTTGGCAAGGTTAAATCATGATAACACAGGAAAGCTGTTAGGATATTGTAGAGAGAGCAGTCCATTTACAAGGATGCTGGTTTTTGAATATGCATCAAATGGAACACTTTATGAGCACCTACATTGTT ATGAAGAAGGGTGCCAGTTGTCTTGGACAAGGCGTATGAAAATTATCATAGGCATTGCCCGTGGACTCAAGTATTTGCACACTGAAATTGAGCCGGCGTTCACTATCTCAGAATTGAATTCCAATGCCGTTTACCTCACAGAAGATTTTTCCCCTAAG CTGGTTGATTTTGAAAGTTGGAAGACAATTCTTGAAAGATCCGAAAAAAATTCTGGTAATGTTAGTAGCCAGGGTGCTGTTTGTGTTCTACCAAACTCTCTTGAAGCGCGCCGTCTCGACACCAAAGGAAACATCTATGCTTTTGCTGTACTTCTATTGGAGATAATCAGTGGGAGACCTCCATACTGCAAGGACAAAGGGTACTTGGTGGATTGG GCTAGGGACTATCTTGAAATGCCAGAAGTAATGTCATATGTGGTGGATCCTGAGTTGAAACATTTTAGATATGAAGACCTCAAAGCAATATGTGAGGTGATAACTCTTTGCATCAATCCTGATCACTCTGTCCGTCCATCAATGCGTGAATTATGCACTATGTTGGAGAGCAAAATAGACACAACAATAAATTTGGAGCTAAAGGCATCATCACTGGCTTGGGCTGAACTAGCACTTTCGTCATAA